GAGAATTGCGATGTCGCCCATAGCGACATAATACGAGACAATGTGCATGAAATAACACGTTAACCATGAATCATATTGATGCTTGTAAAGTAGTTAGTGTGAACAGGGCTTGACCTGCCACTGTAGTACAGTTGTACGCATTGGGCTAGCATTTCTGATATTTAAGAATTtctatgcattttttttaaaaaaattattttaaattttattattatatttttagtgttaatttttattaaattttacattTCCATAATTTTGTCCTATAGATATTATATTCTTGTTATCTATAGAGTTATTGTCGAAATATTTGTCTGTTGTAAATTATTTGgaacatcttttattttcatGCTTACTGTTAGCCAGggagacccagcataatttttcttaccgcCAGGGAATTAGAAttgttaaggtgggaaaaattacgctggatctcaaacgatttttctgcacTCAGAATAAtgaccgcgctttttgattggttaattctattgttctttgctcacttGGTCAATATtgggattttttttttgttttgagcgCGAATGGCCCCACTCAcccaaacaaatataattaattcttgtaGTATTTAAGAGGGTAATATGTGACCATGCCGACTTTGTGCTGATTGGTTGATTGTAATTCGGAGTTTGCTAAAAAatggatttaaatttgatggatttgctctgacatttgtttgcgtctaagcttcaacaaaaactgaatttggtATCCTTGAATAAAAACTTAGTTAACAAGACTTGCTTCTTTTAACTTCGGTTCCCACTAGAAATCTTGCTGAGTATGATTTTTAAGCGCCTAGTGTGAACATGAAAAGTATGTGTTTGGCGCTCATTATGCGCCATTTAAACAAACGCCTGTTAGACGCTAAATTTTAGGCGGTTAATCGGCGATTACGCTTTACCACATGGCTGCTAATCAGGTTTTCTAAAGTATACGAAATCAAAGGGTTGAACGTAAGTGCAGACACCAACTTTTCCCTCATTATGgggacttttaatttttaacaattttaaggTGCTTTCAGAAAGGAAAAATGATGTTGATAAATTTCACAAAAGTGTGGACTGTGGCCAAGATCTTTAAATTTGTGCGTTTAACagggctagaaaacgtgatgttTATACATAACAGTGAAAACATAGAATATACTCCTAAATTAAAAgatatttagttaaaaaaagcaaaaaagttttttaactttaaaatggcCACCACTTTACTAAATAAGTACACTAAACATTTAATATTGCGTCTTACTAAAGGGACCCTGCTTTTTCGCTAACTTACCAGAATGAATCAAGACCAAAAGACATTAGAAAAACTATTGTGGTTCCTCATACGTCGGAAAAATATGGTCCCTATTTTCGTTACCGTTGGGGTCTAATTTTCTTAGAAACATTTTCCACTAAGTGCTGGTCATATTCAATTTCGTTTCCAGGGCTCTTTTTAGCTTTCACACTCGTCCCGGTAACGGTATTTTTAGTAAGTTTTTGTCTAGTTTACTCCTAAAAGGAGAAACTCCTGGAATTTACTTTCTGAGTATGGAGTGACCACCATGATAGGACTAGTTGTTAACCCGTAGATAATtccacgggaaatcgcgcgtcgTACATATTTCCTGCAATACTATTTTAGGCATCCTTGTTCACATCGGCGACATGTAGCTGCGACGCAATCATTTTCACCGTACAAAATACGCTCATTATTGATGTAGAGGTAACTAGGTGACACTTCTTTATCCCCCGCGGTTGAGTGCGGGTAAACCGTACTGCACGTCCAGGTAGAATGCTGTAAATCCAGTGTAACACTAACAAAGCACTCTCGTCTTCAGAGCTCTTGGAGATAAATCGCACGagaaaaaaatagctgaaaAAGACCTACTTCGCGAAAATAAGTCAATTATTCagcttaactttttaatttttaagctgAAAAAATCGGCATATCGGAAAAGTGGGACGCGGGAAGCGGGGCCCTGTTGAGTCATGACGCGGGACTCGAGACGCGGGTTTCGGACACGGGATCCTGATATCGAGACGTGGGACGTAATGCGGCAAAATTTAGATGATACAAAGTACTGACCCAcgctataataaaaattatcataaagtgagcattttttataaattttgttctATAAAAAAGTGTTCCTACTGTGAGTGTGGGTGCTGTGAAAAGGTGATTTAAAAACATCTAACATTTACAAGATGATATACACATAGTAGATCTTTAAAATGCTTAAGAAGTaagatattttattaaaaaaaagatgaaagagATGAATATGCTATTAGCACGTTATGTCACGAGCCGACATTTTGCTGCACCAGCTATATGTCTCCCCAGGGTAAATTTCACATACACGTGTCTATTATTCAAGGTGTTGAAATAATCAAATGACTTTTTTGAACTATGAATCCAGGTGTGTTAAGTTTCCAAGTTAGTTGGGTTGTAGCAGATTACAGAGATTGTTTTCGAGTTATTAATAGCGAACatttaaattaaagaaaaaataaacatgtcatgattttcatttttattttacatctttttttagaatttctgTTCATTCTTTGTTCAAACGTGTATATAACACACATTGGGAATGACTACCATCGATTTATCATATTTTCCATCCAAACGGTCCTGATTTTACACATCCGAACACAGTCCCGCAAAACTCTTAAAATATGCATTTTCCTGGGTCCCGCATCCCGAGTCCCGCGTCCCAGGTCCTGAGTCCCGACTCAACAGGGTCCCGCGTCCCACTTTTCCGATATGCCGAAAAAATCCGACCTGTTCATAACTtctttttgaaacattttatcttttaacgctaTTCAAGCTGAGGTGGGGGAGTTTGCCTATCATCAATACACACAGACGAGAGATATGGGGGCTACAAAACGGCTGTTAATCAACGAAAGGTGAGCTTTTGAATGTCATACTGGGTAATCAAGCTTGACTCCAGCGCCTTTCACTGTCGAACTATTcgaaagcgcagcgccgttgaaaaggaaatagtcctggggacgagtcgtctaaatataactaaaaatgaaataaaagttCCCTGTATCCATATAATGTAATTGATAAACTGTCAATCAGATTAGCTGGCTTTCTCGGTTTCGACAGTATACtgatttcgcaaaataaaaaatttagggcAGCTGTTTTTCCTACGGTGTGGTATAAACAGGTTGCAGCCTACATTTTTTCATCTTAAGTTGCGGAAAATttacttttaaagaaaatacattGCACTTGAAGCGCTGTGTTAGCATTCTCGTCCCAGAACTCTTTTAGATTAAGACAGAAACGTAAAGCAATTAGTGGAAATAGCCAAGTGCAAATATGTTTGCAGAATGTCTGAAAAAGcagaaaaatgtaataaaaaaaggtaaacaaaaattaatacgattttaaaaattttgcgcaGACGATCTTTCGCTAATATAggtaaaattcgcgaaatttgcgaaaatttatctTCGCGAAAATTGATCAACTTGAGTTGAGGTACTAATTTTGGCGCCTAAATTTTTTCCCGACTTTTTTTTTCCGAAAAGAATTTTCGTTAATTTTCAACTATTCCATGAgtcattttgtaaattaaaaattctgaCGACAAGTtgtaaaaagaaagatttaacaGAATTAATAATCTTTTGGGGACACCTATAGTTTAAAAGAAACACACAAGAAACATTCGGGACCGGCTACTCAATTGTTGTAACTCCTAAGTACTCcacgatgaaaaaaaaaacacgcaaatataaagcAAACagcatatatttaaaaaatttcaatccgTCTTTTCATgaaaagtaaataaagatttaacGTATAGTATCAGTCGAGAGAGTAATCTCCACACAGCTTCACCTAACAAACGATGAAGCGTATACAATATTAAAAACCCTACGGAGAAGATCATGTTATAGTCTACTGTATGTATCACCTCCGTAGATAGCGGTCCGATCTCATCCGCGGATGTTATGTTTATAGGTATAGCTGGATAAAAGCCTGAGAAGTTGTGTATAAAATGCTGTAAATTTCTACTCGTCCTTTTCGATCGATTAAATCGTCCCACAGGTTTTCCCGcgtaaaagaaaaacatagtGGGTATGGCAAACACTCCATACCTAGCTGCTCTGTTCATGACTTGCTGCACGTCGATGGCTGCCACCACAATATCTTTGTACGACCGCCCAATGGCGTTATATAGAGGCGCCATTTGCATGCTAAATTTACAATACGGACTATAAAAAAGCAGCACTGCACACCCCTCTGAAGAGTTCATATGTTGGAACAACCTAACCAACTCCGTTTCGTTTGAAAATAAGACTGTCGATGAGGATTCACTATCTTTTGCCATATTGAACGATTGACACGGCCAGTGATGCGTTGTTGGTTGCGTTGCATTACTTGCCGTGGCATTCGAATCAGTTTCATTATCATTAGGTGATATAGTCGTATTTAAATGTGTCTCCATTTCATTTGAAATGTGGATGACATCAGTCTTATCACCATGCTTATTAAGCGCCGTATTAACGTAAATATCACTTTCTTCTGTCTGCTCTAACACCTCCCCTGGGAAGAAATTATTTTCATCCGATAATTCTTCCGATTTGCTTGGGTTCTCCGATTTAATGACAGCAAATAAACatatcaacaaaaacaaatttccgatcattttagaaaatataaagTGAACCATCTGCAGGTGTAATGTATCCAACAGCAACCAAAACAATATCTACTAAAGTCCATACACCTAAACCACCAAAGCTGAAAAATTTTCCCAGTCCTTCTTGCCAGTGACCCAAGTAAAACCGATCCACGCCAAAACCGCCCAAAGTTATGCTGAAATAAATGAAGTGCACAGATTACATAAACGCATTTATAGTTCGTCTAAAGCtcacattttactttttttaccttGATATTTACAAAGGAGTTTAAACTTACACAAAAATTTATACGCGCGAAAATTAGTAAAAGGCCAATTCAATCTACAGAACAGATTATCCATTACACTTTTACCTCAATAGTAAAGTTGTTGACCAACGGTATCCAGAGGTCCagttgcacttaaatgactttAAAAATCTTCTTCGGCCTAAATAAGCAAAACTAAAAATACAATCAACTTTATACGTCAGCATCCGTGCAACTTTGGAGTCACATTTTGCCGATCATACTTTCTCCTACCCCTCTCCACACATAGTGTTCATAGGATTGTCGTAATTTCTTACCTAAACAATGTTGTCTCGCATGTACAGTACAATTAGTGACAACTCTTTTCTGATCACTTGCAGTAGCCTAAATGGAAAatcattaacattttttacaaaaaaacctACTTTTGAGTTAACAATCTGCTTTTTTTTTCCTCCAAGGATCCTGTTGACAAAGCCAGGCTTAATGtaaaaatgaagatgaaaaaTTGAAGTTAAGAAAAAATGGCCCGAAAAGGATTCAAATGAAAGACTTTTCTTAAATAATAATTCCATTGTTTTAGGTATTAGATACATTAACCCGCTGAAAGTTTTTGCGAAAAAACTTCtgttatattttgttatattttatatgttatattttaaaatttcaattagGGTTATAGGGTTATTTCAAAGTTGAAAAAAAGATAATGTTACTTGGCTAaaactaaaaactaaaaactaaaaaaaggacAACAGAACCTGTACAGAATTTTATGTAATTTCTGGAATAATCCAGTtttgtttgttcgttttttgtttgtttatttttattttttattaacttctctaaataaaaaaaaaacatttttagtcaAAAATTTGTCAgacaacaatttttgaaattagTGTAAACAAGAGTTTATGGTATTAAAATTTGACACCATTGTTACCTGACAAAATGCTCTAGGTCCACAAGTATAACTTTCAGTTTGTAATTGGTAACAGTAAACACAAGGAATTGTAACAGTAAAATGTCGTTCACcctgaaagtaaaaaaatgtcacAATTTTATTTGTGCATATGTGTATACAAAGCATATACGTTTCCAAATCAACGCTGAAGTTGATGTaacattttcaaatatgtttagtatTGGTGCTTCGAAATTCTGTCTATGATGCTATTTCATAATCCTTTCTATTAGGACAAGCAGAATTCTTAATTTGCGTCTACTAAATACTAAATCAACAGATTATATTGTTCACCTCTGCATTAAAACAATAATCCTTTCTCTACTTTTAGAACACCTAAAACACATTATATCAAAAATATATCTTATGTGAATAATGAATTCAATAACTATTAGTTTCTCTCTGATCTATTATCTctaaaaaaaaccaaaatctTTTATTCAAATTTACCTTAGTTAGAGTTTGCTCCTGCAGGATCCGTATATTCTAATTACCTGgtaaaagtttattattttgttttcacaATCGCTTTAGATCTAATTCTTACACACAATATTTTGAGAAATGATGATGGATTTGAAAACAATAGTGTGGGATAAACAAAGAGGTGTTTTGTTTTCCAACATGCAATACtttgctgtaatatggccttttagagCATAATAAGGGCCATACATGTAAACCATGTGGTTCCAGGCACCCATACAGGTGgccatttgtctagttctttAAGTTTTAATGGACTATAATGTCCCATGTCATTTTCCTTAAAttatagatttcaaaaatgggcTTTGATTTGTCGGATTGTTCAAAAAAGGTGGTTTAAATGAACAGTCATATTTCCATGTAGTACCATAATTGTAAGAATGACTATGGTGTTACCTACTGTAAGGAAATAAATTTCTTGGTAAGGAAATGGTATGGCAAATGTTCTATTTAGTGAGagataccctgtctattatttccaggaggggccatggcttcgATAGGGAGTCCTagggtatttaatgctcatttcgaGCTTCGCTGAAAATAAATATGGCGGCCAAAAACTTGGTACTGTTCAAACATGTCGTGAAAACAGGATACGAGTTGAAAATCTTCATCAAATATTGGATATTTTACTATTGTCAGGGAAAAAGGTGATGCAAAACataattaggttatatatttcattttagcaTAATTCTTACGTGTGCAAAGTGACAAGTGACAAATTTGAAATCAAGGTTAGCTACAGACTATCCATTccgaacaaagattttttgcaattttttctcAGGAGTATATGAAAGGCCATTAAATATTGTATGTTTTAACTTAACTAGGTCACATATGGCTTAACCACCACCATGATTGTTAACTAGTTATTCTGCAAGAAATATATATTAATTCACcctattatatttatatacaaagCCAAATCAAGCTTGTTGTTTGCAGATGTACAGTGCCAACCTAAGAACCTATTTCTGATTTCTTATATGAACTGGTATACAGTGCTTAAAATAATGACTGGTCAATGGCAATCGA
Above is a window of Hydractinia symbiolongicarpus strain clone_291-10 chromosome 3, HSymV2.1, whole genome shotgun sequence DNA encoding:
- the LOC130636350 gene encoding thioredoxin domain-containing protein 15-like, giving the protein MIGNLFLLICLFAVIKSENPSKSEELSDENNFFPGEVLEQTEESDIYVNTALNKHGDKTDVIHISNEMETHLNTTISPNDNETDSNATASNATQPTTHHWPCQSFNMAKDSESSSTVLFSNETELVRLFQHMNSSEGCAVLLFYSPYCKFSMQMAPLYNAIGRSYKDIVVAAIDVQQVMNRAARYGVFAIPTMFFFYAGKPVGRFNRSKRTSRNLQHFIHNFSGFYPAIPINITSADEIGPLSTEVIHTVDYNMIFSVGFLILYTLHRLLGEAVWRLLSRLILYVKSLFTFHEKTD
- the LOC130636349 gene encoding TM2 domain-containing protein almondex-like translates to MWSKTLCLVVVCMMIRFTVILYFCQLVKTSNIITPVIKLQDNPTSFGNDGESTFYCLNKYTHSQNCKDLTVACLNCTYNNSCIYGNTTEGNCTVQEGVACKGERHFTVTIPCVYCYQLQTESYTCGPRAFCQATASDQKRVVTNCTVHARQHCLGRRRFLKSFKCNWTSGYRWSTTLLLSITLGGFGVDRFYLGHWQEGLGKFFSFGGLGVWTLVDIVLVAVGYITPADGSLYIF